ATTCCCGTCCTGCTGGATGCGGTCGACGAGCAGCAGGAGACGATCGACGATCTCCAGACAGAGAGCGAACATCTCCGGGAGCGAAACGCCAACTTGGAGGGGCGTCTGGACGCAGTCGAGGCCCATCTCGGACTGAGCGGCACTGATGGTACTGCGACGCCGGCTGACGACTGACTGTGTCGGCCGGCAGTCCAGCCGGTCGAGGATTGGCTGTGTCGGCCGGTAGTCCAGCCGGCCAACGACTGACCGATCCCGACACAGCGCCATCTCGGAACTCTTCTTCCCTGAGAACTATGGTGTCTGGCCTCCATCTTGTGTCATCTACTGCCCTGTCGACGACGGTTGGCGGACGCAGTGCCCGAAGGGAACTCATGACCGACGCAGAAGACCTCACAGAAGACGAACAACTCGACTCGAACGCACTCTCCCAGGCGATGGCCGTGGCTTCGACATACAAAATTCTGGGCCAGCTGACCGACAGTTCGGGAGTCGGAGTGCTGGGACAGAACGACGCCGAGAGCGGAACGCCGATCGGCGTCCAGGGCTCCGTCCCGAACGCCAGCGGGGGCTACGGGCTGTACACGGACGACGACGTGGGAGTCTTCGGGGACATACGGACGGTCGGTTCGCTCAACGTCGTCGTGAACAGCGACACCGTCGCGCAGATCCGAAGGAACCAGAGTTCGGGGGCAGCAGGCCAGGTCAGGTTCGGCCACTCCGAGAACCAGGCGTTCAGCTGAGGCGGTAGCGCGGAGTCCCCTTCCTCAAGGAACGAGCGAGGCGAGTGAGTAGGGAGGGGAGGAGCGCGTTCGTATGGACGATAGACACCATTCTATAAGTAGCCACGGCAATACATTGAAACTGTGGCAGACGACTACGTGCGTCGGACGGCAATCACTCGTCTCGAGGTCTCGGACGAGCAACGCGCCCTCCTCGAAGATACTATCTCCGAGTGGAAGCGTGGTTGCCAAATCGCTACAGACATGGCGTGGGGCAAGTGCAACGCGAAAAGCGACGTACAGCCCCTCGCCTACGATGAGCTTCGCGAACAGACCGACCTCGGTAGTCAGCACGCGATTCTCGCCACTCACCAAGCCGCACAAGCCATCACCGGCTGTATCGAACGCCTCTCGGCAGGCAAGAAGGTCAGCAAGCCCACCTTCAGCGCACCCACTGTCAAATATGACACCCGGACGATGACGCTGTTTGACGACGGTACAGTGTCGCTTTCTACCACGGAACGTCGCGTCCGGTGTGACCTTGCTCTGCCCGACGCTGACGACGGCTACCAGCGGCAGTACCTTGACTCGGACGAATGGAGCGTCACAGAAAGCACACTCACCGCCCGCGACGGCGACTACTTTTTGCACATCGGCTTCCGCCGACACAAGACCGATGCCGAACGGAACACCGCCGAGGACGGAACGGTTCTCGGGGTTGACCTCGGTATCGAAAACCTCGCCGTCACCAGCACTGCTTACTTCTTCAGCGGGCGAGAGTTAACCCATGACCTCCATGAGTTCGAGAAGGTGCGTGCGGGACTCCAACAGACCGGAACGCGAAGCGCCCACCGAACGCTCGAACAGTCGAGTGGCCGCGAACTTCGGTACATCCGTGACGTACTCCACCGAGCGTCGAACGCCATCGTTGATGAAGCACTCCGATACGAGTGCGACGTGATAGCGTTCGAGGATTTGACGGACATCCGCGACCGGACAGGAGCGTCGTGGGGTCACACGTGGGCGTTCCGAACGCTGTACGAACAAGTCGAGTACAAAGCCCAAGCGGTCGGCGTTTCGGTGAAACAGGTGGGTTCGGCGTACACGTCAAAACGGTGTGCTGAGTGTGGATTCACGGCAGATGAGAATCGCGCGACTCGCAACGACTTCCGGTGTGTGAAGTGTGGGTCGGAAGCGAACGCAGACTACAACGCGGCGAAGAATATCGGGATGCGGTACGTCCGTCGAGGCCAACAGTCGTCTCGGCGGACGGGCAACAGTCAACTTGCCCTAAAGTCTGGGACGGTGAACGCGAGCGGCGATTATACCGCCCACCGAGATTCGGTCAGAGCCGGAGTCCACGGACAAGCCCCGTCCTCAAACGCGAGCGTCAGCGAGCGTTAGGGCGGGGTAGTTGACACGCGGCTCGAAACCGTCGAAGCCCATCTTGGATTGGACGGAAACGGTGACACTGCCACGCCGGCCGACGACTGAAACGGCTTACTCGAAGGCGTAGACGACCCCGTCGGGAGCCCCGAGGTAGATCGCGCCGTTAGAGATCGTGGGCGACGACCGTGTCCCTGTCGGGATCGACATCGTATCGAGTTCGCTCCCGGTGTCGTCGAGCAGATAGAGCGTTCCGTCCGTCGAAGCGACGGCGATTCGCGTGCCGGTGTCGTCGACGGCCGGCGTCGCCGCGACGGCGTCGCCCGTCGCGTAGCTCCACGATTCCGAGCCGTTCGTGGCGTCCAGGGCGTACACGCTTCCATCGGAACTGCCGACGTAGATCGTCCCACTGTCGAAGGTCGGGTTCGAACCGGCCGTCCCGCCGTAGCCCGTACTACTCCACAGCTGTGACTTGCTCGCGGCGGCGTCGAAGGCGTAGACCTCGTCGCTGGCGACGTAGACCCGCCCGCCGCCGAGCGTCGGCGAACTCGCACCAAAGGATGAAAACGACGCCCGCCACTGCTCGGAGCCGTCCGTGGCGTCGAGCACGACCAGATCACCGTCTCGGGTCGTCACGTAGACGAGGCCGTCGGCGGCGGCGAGATCGGAGTAGACCGGCCCGCCGACCGATTGTGACCACTGCTGGCTCGCCGTCGAGGCGTCGAAGGCGTAGACGGTTCCGTCGTTGGTCCCGACGAAAACGGTGCTGTTGGAGACGGCCGGCGAGGACGTGATCGCACTTCCGAGATCGGGCGTGTCCTGGCTCGACCAGTGCCGAGTAGAGTCGTCGGCGTCGAGGCCGTAGAGTTTGCCCTGGCCGCTGCCGAAGAAGATCTGGTCGTTCCAGCGATAGCCCGAGGAGTCAGAGAGGCCGGGCTTCGAGCCGCGATCGAACGTCCAGCCGACGCTCGTTCCGTCGTCGACCGAGAGCGCGTAGAACGTCTTCTGGAGGCCGCCGACGTACACCTGCTGGGAGTCGACTGCCGGGGTGTTGAACTGGGCGCGACCACCGAGGTCTGCAGAGGTCCACTTCGTGCTCAGGGGGGCGTCCAATTCGGGAGAGAGTGTTTCCTTCGCAGCTTGGACGTCGAGATATCCGCCGCCGACGATCGTCGTATCGCTCTTGTCGACGTTGCTGTCTGGAATCCCCGCTCCAGTGTTCTGAAGGGCTGCAGCGACGTCTGTGTGATCGACGCCGTCGAGTTCGAATAGCAGGGTCGCGGCTCCGGCGACGTGTGGTGCTGCCGCAGAAGTCCCGTTGAATCCGTATGCAGGATCTGCAGTCGAACTGGCGGTGCCATATCCCTGGCTCGTCTGAGTGACGCGAGAGGGCCCAGCGATCTCTATGCCGTCCCTCCCGTCCCGTGTCGGTCCACGTGACGAATAGACCTTTACGTCGCCGGCACTCGGTTCGACCCCAAAGTTAGTCGCCTGGATGGCGGCTGTCGTCAGTGTGTGGCTATCCCGCGTCGTCGCCGGGATCGAGATTGACCGATCCGGCTTCGATTTGGTGAATCGCATGTCGGAGTCACTACCCCACAACCAGATGTCGAACTCGTGGTCACGACTCGCGCTCTCCTGTGTCACCTCGAAGTAGAGTGTTTCTCCACCCCGTCCGCTCGGAATCGAAAGGTAACTCCAGTCGGTGTTCGGAGAATTGCTCGTCACCTCGGTGGTCTTTGCGCTGTCCTCGTAGAGTGCAATCGAGTAGGTTTGCGATCCTTCATCCCAGGAGTCCCAGTTCGCGATGACGAATGCTCCCGCGTCGACGTCCTGAATTTCGAGATACGTCTCGCCGTCTTCGAACACCATCGTGCCGTCGCCACTGTCTTCGTACTGGCCATGCCAGACGTTCCCGTCTGCCTCGTTACCCGCTGAGATGGCACAGACACGCCCGCGTTCGGCTGCCGGATCGACTGCTGTAGGGTCCGATATCGTTTCGCCTTCGTTCGTGAACGTCTCTATCGCCTCGCTCGTATCGTCTTTACCGTCGAGCCGATTAGTCGGTGCACTCCCGAGTGAGATACTGACGACCGCCGTGTCGGGATGTTGTTGCTCGATCTGTTTCAGCATCGAGACGATGTCCCCGTCGTTATCACTCCCGCGGTACGCCAGCAGCACGAGGTCCGCGTTGGGGGCCATATCGTGGATAATCTCCGTACACCCGGTCCCGTGCATCTGGTCGCTCTCGACGAAGTACGAGGTCTGCTGTGGATCGCCGCTCTGAATCTTGTCGACGACGTTGCCTCCATAGTCGGTGTGCGACTCGGGCCAGAATCCGCCACCAGCCCCCGGGTTGAGGTCGATTATCGCCGTCTTGACTCCGCTGCCGGTAATCCCATCCGACTGTACCGTATCGGCATTGGAGACACCCACACCTTCAGATGTCGCATGGATCTTCGTCGGGAGTTCCTCGAAGACCTTCTCTACGTGGTCTGTCTCCGCAACGTCGAACACCTGCTCGGCAGTTGCCTTCGTCTTGATCACCCGTCCGTAGTCCGATCCGACCGTGATCCCCTTGCGCTCTAATTGGTCAACGACGCCGGATCTTGACGCTTCGTCGTCGAGTTGGATTTCGAGTTTGAACTCGTCCGTTGACGTCGCTTCCGCTGACTTCCACCGACTCTCCGTCAGCTCCGTCGAAGAACGAACATCGGGTAGTTTGTCGCGAAGCGGACCGACGATGCGATCGTATGCATCACTCATTATTGGCTCCCATGTGCCAGCGTATTATTGATCATACGCTATAGCAATAGCCACGTATTACTAGACTTTGACTTCATCGGTATAACTGACTCCCCGGCGAGGCGAAAAAATCTCGCTAAAGAGATGTCTATTCCTTCTGAGACTACAGAACAGTGATAGCGACGTGGCCAACGAGTGACTGAAATTGCACAGGCGCTATCGAGATTGGCTACGTGGGCTGGGGCTCGAATCGCCGAGTGACACGCTTGACGTCGTCGTCGAGCGCGAGATCGACCAGATCGCCAACGGCAACGTACGCGATGACAGTATCGCCATATTCCGAACGTTCCTCGGGAAGATACTCGGTCGGCGGATCACCGTTTGCAGTCAACGCGATCTCGACCTGAACGGCTCCGTCGCGAAGCGTCAAATCACGCTGTTGGGCGACTGATTCCCTGTCGTCGGCGAGAAACAGTTCGGTCAGGTCGTCTGAGAGCGGACTCGGTTCGGGCAGCTGTTCGACCTGTTGTCGTCGGTCGGCTGACTGTGAATCGTCTGTATCTGTCATCTGTGGATCGTCTGTCGTCACGTCACTGGGAGCGTCGTCAGCGGCTCCCAGACAGCCTGTGAGGGGCGCGCTGGCGAGCGCGAGCAGGAGGGCACGACGAGTCGGAGGGGCGGTCATAGTTCAGGTTCTACAGTTAGTTACGGGTAGTGACCTATGAAGATTGTGTCGTCACCGCTGGGACGGTCGAACACAGCGTGGAATCGCCCGGCCGGGAAAACACTAACACAGCGGCTGGACAACGCAGTGCCAGATGCACAAGCAAATGGGTCGGAACCACAGCGCCAGCCCGTGCAGTGGAGCGTCGATAGATGGCTAGTATCCTGGCCCCTGTCGCGGAGTACGCCTACAAGGACGGCGCGTTGGACTTCTACGGCGCCGTCGAACTCGACGCCAGTACCGGCGAGGTCGTCTGGTCGTTCGACTCCGTCGCGGCGGGGTTCCCGGTCGCTCGGCTCGAAGAGACACAGCGCGGCGTCAAACACCGCGGATTTCGGCCCTGCTCGGTGGAGCGTCTCGACGACGGGCAGACGCTCGTCTCGGGGTTCCGGGCGGTCGTCTGGGTCGACGAGACGGGCGCCGTCACCCGTGTCGAGGATCACGAACAGTTCAACGGCGTCCACGAGGCACAGGTGACTGCCCGCGGAACCTATCTCGTCACCGTGACGGGGATGGACATGCTCGTCGAGTTCGACACAGACTGGAACGTGGTCTGGACCTGGCGGATGTGGGAGCACGTCCCGGAGGAGACACGACCACCCGAGTACTACCCGCCGATGTTTCTCGACGCCGACGTCAGGGAGATGGCCTTTCACCCCGACGCTCGCTACCACCTCAACTACGCGACCTACGTCGACGAGGAGACGATCCTGGCCTCGGCACTGAACTACGGCGTGTTCTACCTCGACCGGACGACTGGGACGGTCCAGTCAGCGATGACCGACCTCGACGAGACGCACAACCCCGTCGAACTCCCCGATGGGGGAGTCGTCGTCTGTGAGTCCGGCCGTGACCGGATCGTCGAGACGGATATGAGCGAGGTCACTGGCGTTCTCCTCGACGACGATCTGTCGTTCGTCAAAGACGCCGATCCGGTCCCCGAGCCCGATGGAGCGGACACGTGGCTCATCGCGGACACCAACAACGACCGGGTGTTCCTCTGGGACCGGGCACGCCGGGAGACGGTCCGGGAGTTCGATCTCGGCGACGGTGCCAAGCCCTACGAGGCCGACTATCTCACCGGTGACGACTCCTTGGCGTAGGCGTCAGTGCTGGTAACCGGTCACTGGATCTCGACGTGTTCAGCGTCGATGCGGTCACCAGCAACGTCCCGAACGGCCAAGAGAGCGACGAGTTTGTCTGTATCGCGCTGGCTGGACGGGCTCCTATCCAGGTGTCTGGACCAGTCGAGCATGGAGACGTACTGGTGACAGACTCCGATCCCACGAGGCCAGCACACCTGCGAGCCCAGCCGACGACGAAAGCGCCTCGCAACCCGGACGACAGTTTTCGGAGTTATTTGCGACTTTCTGTCATTTTATGACGTAGTAGATCGATGAATGTGTCATTCGGAAGACAGTCACTGGGAGAGATGAAATATGAGTGATTCGAGCGAGACCGAACATATCGAATCGACCGAGGCGGCCGCTACACTGTTGGCAGTCGCCTCGAGCTACAAGGTGCGCGGGAAATTTACCGATGACCAGGGCGCGGGGGTGGTAGGCCAGAACGACGCTGGCAGTGGGACGCCACTCGGCGTGCAGGGCGCGGTGCCAAACAGCGCCGACGGATTCGGACTGGCGACGCCAGACGACGCCCGGATCGAGGGTGACATCGAGTCTTCGAGCGGGCACGCGTTGACCGTCGGCGGCGTGCCGACTCTCCAGCTTGGTCCGGAGGGGACCGACGGCGGTGGCGATCCGGCGGGCGGAAACGTGGTCGCGGGGCTCGAGAGCAACAGCGCGAACAACGCCGCCGGGGCGACGATCAGCGGAGGTGGCAATGCCAGCCTCAACGGCGATCCGAACAGCGTGACGGACAACTTCGGGACCGTCGGCGGCGGTCATTCGAACACCGCCGGCGACGCCCAGTCTGGCACGACAAGTGCCGTCCACGCGACAGTCGGGGGTGGCCAGTTCAACGAGGCCAGCGGCGAGAATAGCACGGTCGGCGGCGGTACCGGAAACAAGGCCACAGCGTTGGCTGCAACTGTCGCTGGCGGGGACTCGAACGGTGCCACCGACCGATGGGCGACGATCGCTGGTGGCAGTCGGAACTTGACGAGCTCCGAGAACGCGTTCATCGGGTCTGGATCGTTCAACCAGGCCGACGGGAGTGACTCAGTCATCGCAGGTGGGGAAAACAACACCACAATTGGTCCATTCAGTGCCATCGGTGGCGGTGAGGACAACCGGACTGGAACGTCGGGCACGGCCTTCGGTTTTTACGCGACCATACCAGGTGGGCGGAGCAACCTTGCCACCGAGGACTACACTTTCGCAGCAGGCCGGCAGGCGAAGGCCGAGCACGCGGGCGCGTTCGTCTGGGCAGACAGCACCGACGCCAGCGTCTCCTCGTCGGGTGAGGACCAGTTCATCGTCGAGGCGGGCGGCGGCGTCGGGATTGGCGAAACTGATCCCCGGACACAGTTGCACGTGAGCTACAGCAACAACGGCAGCAACATCGAAAACCACACCGCGTTGATCGAAGACACCAACGACTCCAGCTCCAGGGCGCTCGCGGTCAAAATCGGCGATTCTTCGCCGACGGACGTCGACCACTATATCACGTTCTACGACGCCGACGACAACTACCAGGGTGCGATCGAAGGTACCGGTAGTGGGACGGTCCAGCTCGACGGGACGACCGCCGACTACGGCGAGTACATGCCGAAACGCGATTCCACTGCGGACATCGAGACAGCCGACGTGGTCGGCGTCGTCGACGGCGAGATCACGAAACGGACTACCGAGGCGGGGCAGGCGCTGGTCGTCTCCGATCGGTCGATCGTCACGGGCAACTCCCCCGGACCGGACCCCGTCGACCGGGCCGACCACGAGGTGTGTGCGTTCGTCGGCCAGGTGCCCGTGAAGGTCCGTGGGCCCGTAGCTGCGGGCGACCTGCTGGTCCCCTCCGGCGAGCACGACGGGACGGCCCAGGCCGTCGACCCCACTGCGTACCGACCGAATGACGGGCCGCTGATCGGTCGCGCCTGGGAGGGCTCTGACACGGCGGGCGTCCACCGGGTGACCGTGGCCGTCGGCATCGAAGCCGGTGACGTGCTCGGCCCGGCGTTGCGAACTCAGCGGGAAGAACTGCAGGCCGAGAACGAGCGACTCCGCGAGCAACTTGAGGCAAAGGACGACCGGATCGAGGTCCTCGAATCCGAAACCGAACAGTTGCGCGAGCGGCTGGCTGCCCTCGAAGAGCGCGTCACGACTCTCGATACCGGCGGGACAGCGACGCCCG
The Halapricum salinum genome window above contains:
- a CDS encoding lactonase family protein — protein: MASILAPVAEYAYKDGALDFYGAVELDASTGEVVWSFDSVAAGFPVARLEETQRGVKHRGFRPCSVERLDDGQTLVSGFRAVVWVDETGAVTRVEDHEQFNGVHEAQVTARGTYLVTVTGMDMLVEFDTDWNVVWTWRMWEHVPEETRPPEYYPPMFLDADVREMAFHPDARYHLNYATYVDEETILASALNYGVFYLDRTTGTVQSAMTDLDETHNPVELPDGGVVVCESGRDRIVETDMSEVTGVLLDDDLSFVKDADPVPEPDGADTWLIADTNNDRVFLWDRARRETVREFDLGDGAKPYEADYLTGDDSLA
- a CDS encoding outer membrane protein assembly factor BamB family protein — translated: MSDAYDRIVGPLRDKLPDVRSSTELTESRWKSAEATSTDEFKLEIQLDDEASRSGVVDQLERKGITVGSDYGRVIKTKATAEQVFDVAETDHVEKVFEELPTKIHATSEGVGVSNADTVQSDGITGSGVKTAIIDLNPGAGGGFWPESHTDYGGNVVDKIQSGDPQQTSYFVESDQMHGTGCTEIIHDMAPNADLVLLAYRGSDNDGDIVSMLKQIEQQHPDTAVVSISLGSAPTNRLDGKDDTSEAIETFTNEGETISDPTAVDPAAERGRVCAISAGNEADGNVWHGQYEDSGDGTMVFEDGETYLEIQDVDAGAFVIANWDSWDEGSQTYSIALYEDSAKTTEVTSNSPNTDWSYLSIPSGRGGETLYFEVTQESASRDHEFDIWLWGSDSDMRFTKSKPDRSISIPATTRDSHTLTTAAIQATNFGVEPSAGDVKVYSSRGPTRDGRDGIEIAGPSRVTQTSQGYGTASSTADPAYGFNGTSAAAPHVAGAATLLFELDGVDHTDVAAALQNTGAGIPDSNVDKSDTTIVGGGYLDVQAAKETLSPELDAPLSTKWTSADLGGRAQFNTPAVDSQQVYVGGLQKTFYALSVDDGTSVGWTFDRGSKPGLSDSSGYRWNDQIFFGSGQGKLYGLDADDSTRHWSSQDTPDLGSAITSSPAVSNSTVFVGTNDGTVYAFDASTASQQWSQSVGGPVYSDLAAADGLVYVTTRDGDLVVLDATDGSEQWRASFSSFGASSPTLGGGRVYVASDEVYAFDAAASKSQLWSSTGYGGTAGSNPTFDSGTIYVGSSDGSVYALDATNGSESWSYATGDAVAATPAVDDTGTRIAVASTDGTLYLLDDTGSELDTMSIPTGTRSSPTISNGAIYLGAPDGVVYAFE